In Bradyrhizobium paxllaeri, the genomic stretch CCGCTAGTTCCTCGAAACAGGAGCAGCGCGTTTTCAGGCTTCGGCGCAAAGGTCATAACGCGACTGAGGCTCAGAGCCTACTCGAGACATTCCGCAGTACCCATGCTCAGCAGGTCGCTCACCGCGACCTGCTTTTGATGGAACTGGTGGAATAAGGGATTTCCGCCCCTCCTTTCGATCTTCTCCTGCCTATCAGGATGGACGCCGAAGCGCCCTGACTGCCTGACGATGAGGCCAAATTCGTCTCCACCTTCAGAGTGACCACGCCAGTTTGGCGACAACCGCGAACAGCGCGTGTAAGAAAAAGGGCCTCGGAGCGGCGGCGCCGAAGCCCCTCTTTGAGCTGAGGATTGCATCTGGGGAAAGATGCACGTCTCAACTCACCACCATGCAGCACGTTCCTAACGTCCAAGACGCCGCTCGACCCGCTTGCGGCTGGTCTCCGCCTTCTTAACGGCTTTCATTGCGGTGCCTCGTAACGCCACCTCGCAATTCTGCCCGCCAGCCAGACTGCGAAGCGCCTGACCTCGAAACGGAGAAATCCCACAAATGAGTCTACCACCGGACAGACGACTACTTGGTCGGCTGCCAAAGTGTTCTTCGGCGTGAGGAACATTCCTATGGAGCGGGTAGAGCGTGGTTTCGCGATCACAGCGGCAACCGGGTTTGTGGTGCTCGTCGTCAGCCTGACTTGGTTGATGATGCTCTGACACAACATGTACAGTACCCGAAAATCCTAGGAGTGAGAGTTGCGCAGCGTTGCGGAATACCTTGAACGGGCGACCCAGTTCGACGACCTCGCGGCGTCGGCCAGCGTTGAGGTTTTGCGGAAGCGATATGCCGATATCGCAGCGTGTTATCGATTGCTCGCCAAAGACCGAGAATGGCTGATCAGCACCGGCGCCATCGAGGCCGAGCAGACCGCTCTAGGACATTGAGTTCATCGTTCCTGGAGCCGCTCAATTTCGAACGCGCACCTGACCTTCAGTAGCGGCCCGCGGTCATCCCGGACTTGAATGCTCATGCGGTGGTCCGCGCTACGTTTGCCCATCGCATCCAAAGCCATTTCAGCCAGAGTGAGGGTGGCCTCCTCCTGCATGGCGTCAAAAGAGGATAGTTCGCGAGCTTCGTCGTCAGTTTGCAACGTGTCGCCGTCGCGAACGTCAAAATAGTAATGGCGCATCGAAGCCCCTCGTTGCGGATGTCATGGCCAAAGCCCCAGCTCCGGGGGTTCAGAGCTGAGGCTGTTGCGGCGGCTCAGCCCTCACCCAGGGCTGACGCGGTATCCTCAGCATTGGGTCGGCGATCTCCGCCACAACAAAAGTTAGTTGCCTTGCACTTTTTCTGTCATTCGGCCTGCAATATTGACCCCCTAAGCCGGGGGATCGGCGTCCAAAATTGACCCCCTATAGGTTGGGCTGTTGCGCTGCCTGCTTTGGAATGAAGCAGGTGGTCGGGGATGCTGGTCGTGGAGACGATTGCGCGGATACGGCGCGAGCACTTCATCAAGGGCAAGACGATCAAGGAGATCGCCCGTGACCTGAAGGTGTCGCGGAACACGGTCCGGAAGGTGCTGAGGTCGGGAGAGACCTCCTTCGAGTACGAGCGGCAGGTCCAGCCGCGGCCAAAGCTGGGGCGATGGGCGTCGGAGCTCGATAGGCTGCTGGCGGCCAACGCGGCTAAATCGGCTCGTGAACAGCTGACGCTGATCCGGATCTTCGAAGAGCTGCGCGGCCGCGGCTACGACGGCGGTTACGATGCCGTGCGGCGTTACGCCAGGCGGTGGAGCAAGGAGCGCGGGCAATCGACCGCGGCGGCTTATGTCCCGCT encodes the following:
- a CDS encoding DUF6894 family protein codes for the protein MRHYYFDVRDGDTLQTDDEARELSSFDAMQEEATLTLAEMALDAMGKRSADHRMSIQVRDDRGPLLKVRCAFEIERLQER